The following proteins come from a genomic window of Ostrinia nubilalis chromosome 29, ilOstNubi1.1, whole genome shotgun sequence:
- the LOC135085734 gene encoding glucose-1-phosphatase-like produces MAGKVFSLFFIFNLAVLVASYELQQVFVLSRHNIRAPLSEDLQTVTTLKWPEWNVPASFLTEKGVEIEEKMGKYFYQWLKSTALLTDECPSDESVYIYPNKVHRTIETAEAFARSAFMNCNVVHYKKNNQKEFMFLPIVRNTTDSFREDYVFHMNEKLDNLKLKDAYQILNRIMDMENSDICKQQKLCDFMAKDSIVYQVGEEPNVNGPLAIGNSVADFFLMSYYNGSPMEDIAWGKLDQKDFETLLKLTRENQNVRFNQSYLSRDISRPMLKYMRDKLLDSPASKFTMLVGHDSNLNSVMAALGFSPYSLTGQLELTPIGGKIVFQKWRGDDSNLYLKIEYVYYSMEQLRNGVDLEKPLSKTMELKDCKVNTEGFCPWSDFVKVLNIM; encoded by the coding sequence tttttatatttaatctcGCAGTATTAGTGGCCAGTTACGAGTTGCAGCAAGTTTTTGTTCTAAGTAGGCATAATATTAGAGCTCCACTGTCGGAAGATCTACAGACGGTGACTACGTTGAAATGGCCTGAGTGGAACGTGCCAGCTTCATTTTTGACTGAAAAAGGTGTTGAAATAGAAGAAAAAATGGGTAAATACTTCTATCAGTGGCTGAAAAGTACTGCATTGTTAACAGACGAGTGTCCAAGTGATGAATCAGTGTATATTTACCCGAATAAAGTACATAGAACAATAGAGACTGCTGAGGCGTTCGCGAGGAGTGCATTCATGAACTGCAATGTTGTacactataaaaaaaataatcaaaaagaatttatgtttttacCGATTGTAAGAAACACTACAGACTCTTTTAGAGAAGATTATGTTTTTCATATGAACGAAAAATTAgacaatttgaaattgaaagaCGCGTATCAAATTTTGAACCGAATAATGGACATGGAAAATTCGGATATTTGTAAACAACAAAAGCTATGCGATTTCATGGCAAAGGATTCTATTGTTTACCAAGTCGGCGAAGAGCCGAATGTTAATGGGCCTTTGGCTATAGGAAATTCTGTAGCAGATTTCTTCTTGATGAGTTACTACAATGGCTCGCCGATGGAAGACATCGCATGGGGGAAATTGGACCAAAAAGACTTTGAAACTCTATTGAAATTGACTAGAGAAAACCAAAACGTGCGATTCAATCAGTCTTACTTATCAAGAGATATTTCTCGGCCGATGCTGAAATACATGCGCGACAAACTTTTGGATTCCCCCGCGTCTAAATTCACTATGTTGGTAGGACATGACTCGAATCTAAATAGTGTGATGGCGGCATTGGGGTTCTCTCCATACAGTTTGACAGGTCAGCTGGAACTGACGCCGATTGGCGGGAAAATTGTTTTTCAAAAATGGCGCGGCGATGACTCAAATTTGTATTTGAAGATCGAATACGTTTATTACTCTATGGAGCAGTTGAGAAATGGCGTCGATTTAGAGAAGCCTCTTTCAAAAACTATGGAATTGAAAGACTGTAAAGTGAACACAGAAGGTTTTTGTCCGTGGAGTGACTTTGTAAAGGTGCTTAATATAATGTAa